TCCCTTAAAACCCATCGAAATTGATTAACGTTAACAAAATCCACTTCAATTATCAACGctataaatattcataattcgGAAGCTTAAAAACGCAAGTAGCAAAGGAATGGAAGATACACGGATGATAAAAAAGTTTCGAGATCCGAGTTGATCcaacgagaaaagaaaagatagagtGGAAAAATGCAGCAGCCGCAAAACCACCTCGGCCATTTCGATATAATCCCTTGCTGTGCGTGACAATTAATGCCACAAGGAGCTTTACCTGGACGCTACAGTATTTTAGAACCGAAAGAGGATTACACCGGCCTCAAAGGAGCTACTCGTGAAACTAGAAACGCGAACTAATTTTACAGCAACTCTCCGATTTATCTCTTTTAATAATAGATACCGAAAGATGTCTGATGGTTTAGTCGAACAGCACGTTACAATTCAAACAAATTCAATTAAGAActtctttaaattttgatttaaaatatcaaatggtAATGTTTCTCTTTGATCTTCGAGTCTAAAAAGGGAACTGttccatttgaaaaataattggtGTAATAGCTTCTTTTTCTTATGCAAACAACTTCAAACTTATGAAAACGCAAGGGAACATCCGTCATTGAAATTTCTGGTGAAATTTCTTCTCGCGAGAGGAATACCAAAAGggatatgaattttataaaaatgtgatCAAGAAACGAAATTCAGTCTCCAGACGTGGGTGCAAAATTAACGAGTGACCTATTAAACTCCCAAGGGTGTTCCTTTCGATACCCTTTCAATGTGTATTCATCTGTAGGACAGGTTAGCTTTCACTTTCCTTTAATTTACATTTCTCTTTTAACCAAAAATTTGTTGTCCCTTAAGACGAAACGGAGCGAAATTCAAGATGCCGATGATCAAAGGCGAGGAGGAACCCGACTTCTTCAGGGCTGGTATAGTTTACAGAGAACTGGGATACTGGTTATCTCATATGAATATATACTATCAAACcgagaattattttaaaaaggcTATCAGGCAGGGTCAAGAAAATGATTTTAGAACCTATATCGGTTTATGCAAGGCGTTGATGAAGTTTGCTAAATACGAGGAGGCAGTGGAGACCGTTGAGAAATGCAGGGAAATATGTTAGTACGAAACTTGttgatttccaataattaaaattttcctacGATCATAATCGCGACATCATTTGCTTTCGCTTTTAGATCCAACCTACACCCACGTGAGGCACATGATGCTTCAAACGTTATTCCAGATCAGTGAATTCGGGTACAGCTTAATGCATGCCTATCAAGGCTACCAGAAGTATCGAGTCACATTTTTCGAGCATGGGATATATCAGGGGAACGAGACGATCGAGGACTGCATGGGTAGAAACACTTCGCCCATAGCGTTTCAACTTCTATCCCCTTGGATAAGGGAGCTCGAGGAGCACCGGAAGCTACTGATGGAGATGCTTAAAGAGGAAGTTGACGAGCTTGCTGGTAGGAGAACAGACAGACTAATGCGTTTCGCTTAATACGTTTTACCTAAACAAATTATATTCCCGTGTaaagttaatatttatttaagcgTACAGGAGGTGAATTGTTATTAAAGCGTACGAAAATAAACCTACGGAGGTTGATCGAAACAGAATCTTTCAGGCTTCGAAGAGGGGAACTCGAAGTTCAAAGTAAACGATCCGGAAGCCCAAGCAGAGGTTGCCTTCAGGAAGCTCCAACGAGTGATCGCGAAGATCTTTCTCGGGAAACTAGCCTACGATAAAAAGTTTCTCCAGGATATATCCGAGGATCCTGATATTCTCCAACCGCCTAACAAAGCCTTGGTAGCAGAGCTGCGTGCACTGGCAACGAGAATTTATTTAGAAACACAGAGTAGACAAGACATCATTAGAACGCGACGACCTCTCTACACGATGCTCttcgaaagaagaaatataccCAAGGGTCACAGGATAATGATGGAGGAAGAGAAGAAGTTACGTAGAAATTTAATCGTCATCGAGGCGGATTTCCTGTTGCGTCGTTTGCACGACGTTAGAATGCGCAAAGAATACACTACGTTCTttaggtaaataaaataataaagctaTTCAACCTACCGTTCGCGACTTCCGCTAAAAGGAACTGGATCATTTTGGTTTTGTTAGAATGGTGGATAGAGTTAAAGACAAGTTCGATTCCTACTCGGTGAAGATGTTCCCCTTGAAGCAGCAGTGTCTGGACGCAGTCTACAACATGGTCGCTTGGATGTACATAGACGCCCGTGATTTATCCGGTTTTAAAAGTAACCGGATCAGAAAAATCTATTTGAAGCATCATCTGGGTATACGGGTGGCCGAGTTGCCAAGGGACTGCGACATCGCCTGGGTGAAGGCTATCAACCGAAAAAAGGCTCTCAGAGTTTTTCGCAGGTATGCCGACACTCCGGTGCAATCACTGATTACATGAATAAATTCTCGGTGTAGGAGATTAGCGATGGCTTCGGAACCCCTCGAGCTAGCCTGGCTGTTCCACGAGTTGTCCAAACACCTGATCGACATCCGCCGCCACGACTTGGCCAGATTTTACATAAAGAAGGCTCGGAAAAAGGGTCAGGAAGCAGAGAGCGAGCAATGGGTGCTCAACACCCATCACTTGTTACTCCGTATAGAAATCAATCAGAATTACCGGAACGAAGCTAAGGAAGTCGCGTTGCACGCGCTCTCCAGCTCGAAGAAACTTGGCCTCGATTTTCTCGTCGATTTCTACACGAACGCGATCAACGTGATCGACGAAATGGACACGGAGAAGCTGATCGATTCGGACGCGATCACGGCTAGACAACATTTGATCCTCGATCTGATGCCGAATGACATGAAGCCCGAAGTGGATTACCTTTGGAGGAGCATGGAGGCTGTGCCTGCCAAACGAAGATTATCCGTGATGCCGGGTTGTAAGACGGTCGATCGAAAGTTCAAACTACCCTGTAAGAGGATGACCATCTTGTCCGCTCCTCCCAAGAATCCTGCGAAGGAAGCAAGGGATGCTTTGCTCCAAC
The sequence above is a segment of the Osmia lignaria lignaria isolate PbOS001 chromosome 12, iyOsmLign1, whole genome shotgun sequence genome. Coding sequences within it:
- the LOC117610091 gene encoding outer dynein arm-docking complex subunit 4, with the protein product MPMIKGEEEPDFFRAGIVYRELGYWLSHMNIYYQTENYFKKAIRQGQENDFRTYIGLCKALMKFAKYEEAVETVEKCREIYPTYTHVRHMMLQTLFQISEFGYSLMHAYQGYQKYRVTFFEHGIYQGNETIEDCMGRNTSPIAFQLLSPWIRELEEHRKLLMEMLKEEVDELAGFEEGNSKFKVNDPEAQAEVAFRKLQRVIAKIFLGKLAYDKKFLQDISEDPDILQPPNKALVAELRALATRIYLETQSRQDIIRTRRPLYTMLFERRNIPKGHRIMMEEEKKLRRNLIVIEADFLLRRLHDVRMRKEYTTFFRMVDRVKDKFDSYSVKMFPLKQQCLDAVYNMVAWMYIDARDLSGFKSNRIRKIYLKHHLGIRVAELPRDCDIAWVKAINRKKALRVFRRRLAMASEPLELAWLFHELSKHLIDIRRHDLARFYIKKARKKGQEAESEQWVLNTHHLLLRIEINQNYRNEAKEVALHALSSSKKLGLDFLVDFYTNAINVIDEMDTEKLIDSDAITARQHLILDLMPNDMKPEVDYLWRSMEAVPAKRRLSVMPGCKTVDRKFKLPCKRMTILSAPPKNPAKEARDALLQQFARTVERPGFVDFNKFE